A genomic stretch from Desulfolutivibrio sulfodismutans DSM 3696 includes:
- a CDS encoding two-component system sensor histidine kinase NtrB — protein sequence MSGDDAARWPYRIALYGFGPDIESFCSFLCGPGMDEIFSEVHFAGAAPGGPGKRSVGPDIPVYDSLAALLDAAPDVNGIIDLTGQGLPPDTPIPAGATVMDRRTAMLLKTTVTTASLCESCRLDLTRARIYLDAVFDHLDAEVVLADPDGKVEDINRAARRRTGKAKEDLLGLACATVLDDLQNFRPTDSDDVSPWRTLLSGKGGSAEYSRMDAEDRLRYFRVVAHAVGGEGRPAHTVVIRRDVTHDVFMERRLQKTERLAAIGELSMFISHEIRNPLFAIAGFANSLLRSSGIDASAREKVSIILQESNRLDTILKSIVNFSRPTQATPGEVDLNLMVRQTLDIMRMGMDKQGVEITITTSDSLPKARGDTELLKQCLLNLIKNSMEAMPQGGRLTVTTGMRQGSVSLSVADTGHGIAKEHLAQVFNPFFSTRDKGAGLGLAMTKKILDDLGGSVEIKSQVGQGTTVTLLLPPFFALEKDMPHAD from the coding sequence ATGTCAGGGGATGATGCGGCAAGATGGCCTTATCGGATCGCCTTGTACGGCTTTGGCCCGGACATTGAGTCGTTTTGCTCCTTTTTATGCGGCCCGGGCATGGATGAGATCTTCTCCGAGGTCCATTTCGCCGGAGCGGCCCCGGGCGGCCCGGGGAAAAGGAGCGTCGGCCCGGACATCCCCGTCTACGATTCCCTGGCGGCGCTTCTGGACGCCGCCCCCGACGTCAACGGCATCATCGACCTGACCGGCCAGGGCCTGCCCCCGGACACCCCGATTCCGGCCGGGGCCACGGTCATGGACCGCCGTACGGCCATGCTGCTCAAGACCACCGTGACCACGGCCTCCCTGTGCGAATCCTGCCGCCTGGACCTGACCCGGGCCCGTATCTACCTGGATGCGGTCTTCGACCATCTGGACGCGGAGGTGGTCCTGGCCGACCCCGACGGCAAGGTCGAGGACATCAACCGCGCCGCCAGAAGACGTACGGGCAAGGCCAAGGAGGATCTTCTGGGACTGGCCTGCGCCACAGTGCTCGACGATCTGCAAAACTTCCGGCCGACCGATTCCGACGACGTGTCCCCCTGGCGAACGCTGTTGTCCGGCAAGGGCGGCAGCGCCGAGTATTCCCGCATGGACGCCGAGGACCGCCTGCGCTACTTCCGGGTCGTGGCCCACGCCGTGGGCGGCGAGGGGCGTCCGGCCCATACGGTGGTCATCCGCCGCGACGTGACCCATGACGTGTTCATGGAACGTCGGCTGCAAAAAACCGAGCGTCTGGCCGCCATCGGCGAACTCTCCATGTTCATCTCCCACGAAATCCGCAATCCGCTGTTCGCCATCGCCGGATTCGCCAATTCCCTGCTTCGCTCCTCGGGCATCGACGCCTCCGCCCGGGAGAAGGTCTCCATCATCCTCCAGGAATCCAACCGCCTGGATACCATCTTAAAAAGCATCGTCAATTTTTCCCGGCCCACCCAGGCCACACCCGGCGAGGTGGACCTCAACCTCATGGTCCGCCAGACCCTGGACATCATGCGCATGGGCATGGACAAGCAAGGGGTCGAAATCACCATCACCACCTCCGACTCCCTGCCCAAAGCCCGGGGGGACACGGAACTGCTCAAGCAATGCCTGCTCAACCTCATTAAAAACTCCATGGAGGCCATGCCCCAGGGAGGCCGGCTGACCGTGACCACCGGCATGCGCCAGGGCAGCGTCTCTCTGTCCGTCGCCGATACCGGGCACGGCATCGCCAAGGAGCACCTGGCCCAGGTCTTCAACCCCTTTTTCAGCACCCGCGACAAGGGGGCCGGGCTGGGACTGGCCATGACCAAAAAAATCCTCGACGACCTGGGCGGCTCTGTGGAAATCAAAAGCCAGGTGGGGCAGGGCACCACCGTCACCCTGCTTCTGCCGCCATTTTTCGCCCTGGAAAAGGACATGCCGCATGCCGATTGA
- the glmS gene encoding glutamine--fructose-6-phosphate transaminase (isomerizing) produces MCGIIGYCGHRPAVPVILEGLRRLEYRGYDSAGVAFVQQDALHVERAAGKLCNLEKRLEGQNVFQATSGIGHTRWATHGLPIEKNAHPHTDTARRLAVIHNGIIENFQELKNGLQACGCVFASDTDTEVLAHLLASFLDQGLPVAKALSLTLCRVEGTYALVVVSLDEPGVLYAARKSSPLVLGVGVGENFLASDIPAFLTYTRDVVFLEDGEMVRIDASSFAVMDAATLAPITKDVKRITWDVAAAQKGGYKHFMLKEIFEQPKVIADCLAGRVDLAAGRALLPELASLPTPERLFIVACGTSFHAGLWGMYLLEQWAGVPTRVEIASEFRYRDPILLPGDVVVAISQSGETADTLAGIRLARERGAKVIGLCNVVGSSVARESDVVVYTQAGPEISVASTKAMCSQLTALTLLALSLGEITGRMSRQARVDCLANLEKLPSVLEAELPRMRERAAVLAKTFSESSSFLYLGRGPYYPLALEGALKLKEISYIHAEGYAAGEMKHGPIALIDPRFPTFALAPVDELFPKVKSNLEEVQARGGKIIALTNPGSDLRVDHVWEIPKAWGPLTTFLMLPALQMFAYEMADYLGKDVDQPRNLAKSVTVE; encoded by the coding sequence ATGTGCGGAATCATCGGGTATTGCGGCCATAGGCCTGCCGTGCCGGTCATCTTGGAAGGATTGCGGCGTCTGGAATACCGGGGCTACGATTCGGCCGGAGTGGCCTTTGTGCAGCAGGATGCGCTGCATGTGGAGCGCGCCGCAGGCAAGCTGTGCAACCTGGAGAAGCGCCTGGAGGGGCAAAACGTTTTTCAGGCCACCTCCGGCATCGGGCACACCCGCTGGGCGACCCACGGCCTGCCCATCGAAAAAAACGCCCATCCGCACACGGACACGGCCCGGCGTCTGGCGGTGATCCACAACGGGATCATCGAGAATTTCCAGGAACTCAAAAACGGGTTGCAGGCCTGCGGCTGCGTGTTCGCCTCGGACACGGACACCGAGGTCTTGGCCCATCTGCTGGCCTCGTTTTTGGACCAGGGCCTGCCCGTGGCCAAAGCCCTGAGCCTGACCCTTTGCCGGGTGGAGGGAACCTACGCCCTGGTCGTGGTCAGTCTGGACGAACCCGGGGTGCTGTACGCCGCGCGCAAGTCCTCGCCCCTGGTTTTGGGCGTGGGCGTGGGAGAGAATTTTCTGGCCTCGGACATCCCGGCCTTTTTGACCTACACCCGGGACGTGGTGTTTTTGGAGGACGGCGAGATGGTGCGCATCGACGCCTCGTCCTTTGCAGTCATGGACGCCGCCACCCTGGCCCCGATCACAAAGGACGTGAAGCGCATCACCTGGGACGTGGCCGCCGCCCAAAAGGGCGGCTACAAGCACTTCATGCTCAAGGAGATCTTCGAGCAGCCCAAGGTCATCGCCGACTGCCTGGCCGGGCGGGTGGACTTGGCCGCCGGGCGGGCCCTTCTGCCCGAACTGGCGTCCCTGCCCACGCCTGAGCGGCTGTTCATCGTGGCCTGCGGCACCTCGTTTCACGCCGGGCTGTGGGGCATGTATCTCCTGGAGCAGTGGGCCGGGGTGCCCACCCGGGTGGAGATCGCCTCGGAGTTCCGCTACCGCGACCCCATCCTTTTGCCCGGCGACGTGGTGGTGGCCATCAGCCAGTCCGGCGAGACGGCCGACACCCTGGCCGGGATCCGGCTGGCCAGGGAGCGCGGGGCCAAGGTCATCGGGCTGTGCAACGTGGTCGGGTCGAGCGTGGCCCGGGAATCGGACGTGGTGGTCTACACCCAGGCCGGGCCGGAGATCTCCGTGGCCTCCACCAAGGCCATGTGCAGCCAGCTGACGGCCCTGACGCTTCTGGCCTTGAGCCTGGGCGAGATCACGGGCCGCATGTCGCGGCAGGCGCGGGTGGACTGCCTGGCCAACCTGGAGAAACTGCCCAGCGTCCTGGAGGCGGAACTGCCGCGCATGCGGGAGCGGGCCGCCGTCCTGGCCAAGACCTTCAGCGAGTCATCAAGCTTTCTCTACCTCGGCCGGGGACCGTACTATCCCCTGGCCCTGGAAGGGGCGCTCAAGCTCAAGGAGATCTCCTACATCCACGCCGAGGGCTATGCCGCCGGGGAGATGAAGCACGGACCCATCGCGCTCATTGATCCGCGTTTTCCCACCTTCGCCCTGGCCCCGGTGGACGAGCTCTTTCCCAAAGTCAAGTCCAACCTGGAGGAGGTCCAGGCCCGGGGCGGCAAGATCATCGCCCTGACCAATCCGGGCAGCGACTTGCGCGTGGACCATGTGTGGGAGATACCCAAGGCCTGGGGGCCGCTCACCACGTTTCTCATGCTTCCGGCACTGCAAATGTTCGCCTATGAAATGGCGGATTACCTGGGGAAAGATGTCGATCAGCCGCGCAATCTGGCCAAAAGCGTCACCGTCGAATAG
- a CDS encoding glycosyltransferase, whose amino-acid sequence MPETAYVTLWFPKPSETFIYREAQVMRRMGMPLTVYAMYGRLDSHLSDDMLRDDIPVERLGCRHILPGASAFVYWLKRRPEVFKPLMASLLFRRWRCLEQTGENYWACYCGCHLARRFEETGVRHIHACWANGPATAAWVASALTGIPFSFTGRAGDIYPADGALKDKIAQAAFTRVDAAFNIDYLRGFAGNHDEKIVLVRNCLSWENCQDAPAPMQPPYHIMALCRFVRTKGLDVLLRACKSLADDGVDFTLTLAGDGPQCLPLKALVRRLGLTEKVRFPGFVPHDQVPRVLREADVFVTPSKVVQSGDRDGLPTVIMEALMHRVPVVATDVGGIREVVRDGETGRLIPQLDVEAMKRAILDVLHNRDKALAMAERGRQLILDYYDSEKNARRMIELICAHSA is encoded by the coding sequence ATGCCGGAAACGGCATATGTCACCCTCTGGTTCCCCAAGCCCTCTGAGACGTTCATCTATCGCGAGGCCCAGGTCATGCGGCGCATGGGCATGCCGCTTACGGTCTACGCCATGTACGGCCGCCTGGACAGCCACTTAAGCGACGACATGCTGCGCGACGACATCCCGGTGGAACGGCTGGGATGTCGGCACATCCTGCCCGGGGCCTCGGCCTTTGTCTATTGGCTCAAACGCCGCCCCGAGGTTTTCAAGCCGCTCATGGCCTCGCTGCTTTTCCGGCGCTGGCGCTGCCTGGAGCAGACCGGAGAGAACTACTGGGCCTGCTATTGCGGCTGCCACCTGGCCCGGCGTTTCGAGGAGACCGGGGTACGCCACATCCACGCCTGCTGGGCCAACGGCCCGGCTACGGCCGCCTGGGTGGCCTCGGCCCTAACCGGCATCCCCTTCAGCTTCACCGGCCGGGCCGGGGACATCTATCCCGCCGACGGGGCCCTCAAGGATAAAATCGCCCAGGCCGCCTTTACCCGGGTCGATGCCGCCTTCAACATCGACTATCTGCGCGGCTTTGCGGGCAACCACGACGAGAAAATCGTGCTCGTGCGCAACTGCCTGTCCTGGGAAAACTGCCAGGACGCCCCGGCCCCCATGCAGCCGCCCTACCACATCATGGCCCTGTGCCGCTTCGTGCGCACCAAGGGACTCGACGTGCTTTTACGGGCCTGCAAGTCCCTGGCGGACGACGGGGTGGATTTCACCCTCACCCTGGCCGGGGACGGCCCCCAGTGCCTGCCGCTCAAGGCCCTGGTCCGGCGGCTGGGGCTGACGGAAAAGGTGCGCTTTCCGGGTTTTGTGCCCCACGATCAGGTGCCCCGGGTTTTGCGCGAGGCGGACGTGTTCGTGACCCCGAGCAAGGTGGTGCAGAGCGGCGACCGCGACGGCCTGCCCACGGTCATCATGGAGGCGCTGATGCACCGGGTGCCGGTGGTGGCCACGGACGTGGGCGGCATTCGGGAAGTGGTGCGCGACGGCGAGACCGGCCGACTCATTCCCCAACTGGACGTGGAGGCCATGAAACGGGCCATCCTGGACGTGCTCCACAACCGGGACAAGGCCCTGGCCATGGCCGAACGGGGACGCCAGCTCATCTTGGACTATTACGACTCGGAAAAAAACGCCCGCCGGATGATCGAACTCATCTGCGCCCACTCGGCCTGA
- the rimO gene encoding 30S ribosomal protein S12 methylthiotransferase RimO translates to MNHSIKVYSISLGCPKNRVDAEAVLGAVPGGVRIVSDPAQADLVVINTCSFIKPAVEESVRVILDTAEAIRGLSPRPKLAVTGCLPGRYGEELRAGLPEVDVWGLPSELAELPGRLARAVSPDGARLPDLRRPSLGTRLVSTPPGYAYVKIAEGCNHACAYCTIPSIRGRLASRPVTDIVAEAGGLVDRGASELILVAQDLTAYGRDMGGGRGLRELVEGLLPLPGLSRLRLMYLYPSGLDAGLLDFLAAAGPPLLPYFDIPFQHAHPDVLRAMGRPRSDAPEAIVARVRQRFPEAAIRTTFITGFPGETPRRFQALLDFVARERLHHVGVFPFSPEEGTRAVALPGKVSGAEARRRRDALMELQAEISADILAGYVGKTLPVLVDAPHPEWPGLFVGRTWFQAPEADGVTYVSGPGVAPGKLVMAEIVESKDYDLVALADG, encoded by the coding sequence ATGAACCATTCGATAAAAGTCTATTCCATAAGCCTTGGCTGCCCCAAAAACCGGGTGGACGCCGAGGCCGTGCTGGGGGCCGTGCCCGGCGGGGTCCGGATCGTGTCCGATCCGGCCCAGGCCGACCTGGTGGTCATCAACACCTGTTCGTTCATCAAGCCCGCCGTGGAAGAGTCGGTGCGGGTGATCCTGGACACGGCCGAGGCCATCCGGGGACTTTCCCCCCGGCCGAAACTGGCCGTGACCGGGTGCCTGCCAGGGCGGTACGGCGAGGAACTGCGGGCCGGGCTGCCCGAGGTGGACGTGTGGGGACTGCCGTCGGAGCTGGCGGAGCTGCCCGGACGCCTGGCCCGGGCGGTGTCGCCGGACGGCGCACGGTTGCCGGACCTGCGGCGGCCGTCCCTGGGAACGCGGCTTGTCAGCACGCCGCCGGGGTATGCCTATGTGAAGATCGCCGAGGGCTGCAACCATGCCTGCGCCTATTGCACCATCCCCTCCATCCGGGGGCGGCTGGCCAGCCGTCCGGTTACGGACATCGTGGCCGAGGCCGGGGGGCTGGTGGACCGGGGCGCGTCGGAACTGATCCTGGTGGCCCAGGATCTGACGGCCTACGGCCGGGATATGGGCGGCGGGCGGGGACTTCGGGAGCTCGTGGAGGGTCTTTTGCCCCTGCCCGGGCTGTCCCGGCTGCGGCTCATGTACCTTTATCCGTCGGGACTCGACGCCGGGCTTCTGGATTTTCTGGCCGCGGCCGGGCCGCCGCTTCTGCCCTATTTCGACATCCCCTTCCAGCACGCCCACCCGGACGTGCTGCGGGCCATGGGCCGTCCCCGCTCGGACGCGCCCGAGGCCATCGTGGCCCGGGTGCGGCAGCGGTTTCCCGAGGCGGCCATCCGCACCACGTTCATCACCGGCTTTCCGGGCGAGACGCCCCGGCGGTTCCAGGCATTGCTGGACTTCGTGGCCCGGGAGCGGCTGCACCATGTGGGGGTGTTTCCCTTTTCGCCCGAGGAGGGCACCCGGGCCGTGGCCCTGCCCGGCAAGGTCTCCGGGGCCGAGGCCAGGCGTCGGCGCGACGCGCTCATGGAGCTTCAGGCCGAAATCAGCGCCGACATCCTGGCCGGATATGTAGGGAAAACCCTGCCGGTCCTGGTGGATGCGCCGCACCCGGAATGGCCCGGGCTTTTCGTGGGCCGCACCTGGTTCCAGGCCCCGGAGGCGGACGGCGTGACCTACGTCAGCGGCCCGGGCGTGGCCCCGGGGAAACTGGTCATGGCCGAGATCGTGGAGAGCAAGGACTACGATCTGGTGGCCCTGGCCGACGGCTGA
- a CDS encoding XTP/dITP diphosphatase gives MPIERTIVLGTTNKGKIAELRALLQASGITVKGLADFPDLGDIAETGTTFAENARLKAAAVAAATGLPAVADDSGLCVDALGGAPGVFSARYGGENATDAINNAKLLDALRDVPPEKRAARFVCAMAATTPDGRWAETQAAWEGVIALSPQGDGGFGYDPLFFDPALGRAAAQLTPEEKNARSHRGKALARLIPLLDELLT, from the coding sequence ATGCCGATTGAGAGAACCATCGTCCTTGGCACCACAAACAAGGGAAAAATCGCCGAACTGCGCGCCCTGCTCCAGGCTTCCGGCATCACCGTCAAGGGACTCGCGGATTTCCCGGACCTGGGCGACATCGCCGAAACCGGAACCACCTTCGCCGAAAACGCCCGCCTCAAGGCCGCCGCCGTGGCCGCCGCCACCGGACTGCCCGCCGTGGCCGACGACTCGGGGCTGTGCGTGGACGCCCTGGGCGGCGCTCCCGGCGTCTTTTCCGCCCGCTACGGCGGCGAAAACGCCACCGACGCCATCAATAACGCCAAGCTCCTGGACGCCCTGCGGGACGTGCCCCCGGAAAAACGCGCCGCCCGGTTCGTCTGCGCCATGGCCGCCACCACCCCCGACGGCCGCTGGGCCGAGACCCAGGCCGCCTGGGAAGGCGTCATCGCCCTTTCCCCCCAGGGCGACGGCGGCTTCGGCTACGACCCCCTGTTTTTCGACCCCGCCCTCGGCCGCGCCGCCGCCCAACTGACGCCGGAAGAAAAAAACGCCCGCAGCCATCGCGGCAAGGCCCTCGCCCGATTGATCCCCCTGTTGGACGAACTGCTCACATAA
- a CDS encoding glucosamine inositolphosphorylceramide transferase family protein → MNTPSLRIALLLSGDLATRFQADIAHFLCDLSVAPMFFSLPWLRRGPGLLFSLYQRLDRLLAPVAVDPFAPADLPGGLRIRELPDTAQWAHELGRMARADRLDLLIVPGDLEIPPGLPAAFRHGLLVLDFLDFASQAPVQAFAALADPASCWEPRLVWHTAKQPPRLLYRSASAVFPLSLSRTAAPACVTAARFVPRMVRELQDGGPQAWEARATPLEAAPPAAIPGNAAMRRFLFRLARRAAATAWRDIFFRPQWFLALRRGGGDPFDLGGFTPAFPPDASGWADPFPFVRDGVTHLFFEHIDKDTGHGRIAVMTQAPDGTFGPPHTVLHTPHHLSYPFVFEWGGEVYMVPESAQAARVELFRAVRFPLEWEPAATLLPGVRAVDSTLFEHEGRWWLMANLRLEGGSSWDELSVFYADSPLGPFVPHPGNPVVSDVRRSRPAGRVFRHGGRLYRPAQDCSGHYGRALAILEIETLTPRAYRETEVARHEAAVLGQGDSLHTYNSVPGLEAVDGHRYIPRLTCPRRRPGG, encoded by the coding sequence ATGAACACTCCCTCCCTGCGCATCGCCTTGCTCCTTTCGGGAGATCTGGCCACGCGTTTTCAGGCCGATATTGCGCACTTTCTGTGCGACCTGTCCGTCGCGCCCATGTTTTTTTCCCTGCCGTGGCTGCGCCGCGGACCGGGCCTGCTCTTTTCCCTCTATCAGCGCCTGGACCGGCTGTTGGCGCCGGTCGCCGTGGACCCCTTCGCCCCGGCGGATCTGCCCGGGGGCCTGCGAATCCGGGAACTGCCCGACACGGCGCAATGGGCGCACGAACTGGGGCGCATGGCCCGGGCGGATCGCCTGGATCTCCTGATCGTCCCGGGCGACCTGGAAATCCCTCCCGGGCTTCCGGCCGCGTTCCGGCACGGGCTGCTGGTGCTCGATTTCCTGGACTTCGCCTCCCAGGCTCCGGTCCAGGCCTTCGCGGCGCTGGCCGACCCGGCCTCTTGCTGGGAGCCCAGGCTCGTCTGGCACACGGCAAAGCAGCCGCCCCGGCTTCTCTACCGCAGCGCGTCGGCGGTCTTCCCCCTGTCGCTTAGCCGCACCGCCGCCCCGGCCTGCGTCACGGCCGCCCGGTTCGTCCCCCGCATGGTGCGCGAGCTGCAAGACGGCGGTCCCCAGGCCTGGGAGGCCCGGGCCACGCCCCTGGAGGCCGCCCCCCCCGCCGCCATTCCCGGGAACGCGGCCATGCGGCGCTTTCTTTTTCGCCTGGCGCGCCGTGCTGCGGCCACAGCCTGGCGGGACATCTTTTTCCGGCCCCAGTGGTTTCTGGCCCTGCGCCGGGGCGGAGGCGACCCTTTCGACCTGGGCGGCTTCACCCCGGCCTTTCCCCCGGACGCCTCCGGCTGGGCCGACCCCTTTCCCTTCGTCCGAGACGGGGTCACGCATCTTTTCTTCGAACACATCGACAAGGACACGGGCCATGGCCGCATCGCGGTCATGACCCAGGCCCCGGACGGGACGTTCGGGCCGCCGCACACGGTCCTGCACACCCCGCACCACCTGTCCTATCCCTTTGTCTTCGAATGGGGCGGGGAGGTCTACATGGTTCCGGAGAGCGCCCAGGCCGCCCGGGTGGAGCTGTTTCGGGCCGTGCGCTTCCCCCTGGAATGGGAGCCTGCGGCCACGCTGCTCCCGGGGGTGCGGGCGGTGGATTCCACCCTGTTCGAGCACGAGGGACGCTGGTGGCTCATGGCCAACCTGCGCCTGGAGGGGGGCTCCTCCTGGGACGAACTGTCGGTTTTTTACGCGGATTCGCCCCTGGGGCCGTTTGTTCCCCACCCGGGCAACCCCGTGGTCTCCGACGTGCGCCGCTCCCGCCCGGCCGGGCGGGTCTTTCGCCATGGCGGCCGCCTCTACCGCCCGGCCCAGGACTGTTCCGGGCATTACGGCCGGGCCCTGGCCATCCTTGAAATCGAGACCCTGACCCCCCGGGCCTACCGGGAAACCGAGGTCGCCCGCCATGAGGCCGCCGTTCTGGGGCAGGGGGACAGCCTGCATACCTATAACAGCGTTCCCGGGCTTGAGGCCGTGGACGGGCATCGCTACATCCCGCGCCTGACATGTCCGCGTCGGCGGCCGGGCGGATAA
- a CDS encoding N-acetylmuramoyl-L-alanine amidase, with translation MVRSPAAGEAWSAGAARACAAVAAVLCVLSVLCGPVHAANADKTYQDALREFKRLSTDAKAGKHREPWLGLDEKFVAVYRAAPNGPLAPKALYYRGWVFEELAFRSYLEKDARESLDHYQRMIDRFPRHVWADDAHVRRAVVFRDRLKDKGQAMGELRAVLNRYPDGDKVAEAVEMLRGLDPSFTPEPRQAASAPPSGTGSAKAADAGKAAAPTETAAAPQSVAPSQTAPVAQAVSGAVSPPAATSGSPATLGEISKTGGEDYSRITLGLDRETTFRYQLLEKTKGEDAAPRRLYIDLDNVRMGQAVRTDEKITDGILRQIRAAYNKPDVVRVVLDIDNLERYNVFTLDNPFRVVLDVYAKGKPGKAPPGATSAAGAPGAPVAAEATPAPAEARPGSADTPRDKYDGWLSNLFKRKSKAPPEAAKPAPPTPAPSGKDAADPAAAMREETAQAARQAASRQNAKAPGQTPAPPPAYKPPPGSEKRIGDLVEQLGLTVRTIMIDPGHGGKDPGAQGLGGLVEKDVNLRFARLLGKQLEDHGFQVLYTRTKDVFIPLEERTAMANAKKADLFVSLHCNAHGDAKSSGLEIYSLNLASTEDAVRVAARENAVSAKTISDLQLILTDLMLNTKMKESRDLAKTVQDKAVGSVSRWKTRDRGTHEAPFYVLMGARMPAVLVEMGYITNPDDAKRLGSDKYLEALAQGMVNGLVAYKQRLERFTGEAVPAAGKKKAS, from the coding sequence ATGGTGCGTTCCCCGGCGGCCGGGGAGGCCTGGTCGGCGGGAGCGGCCCGGGCGTGTGCGGCCGTGGCGGCTGTATTGTGCGTCCTGTCGGTTTTGTGCGGCCCCGTCCATGCCGCCAATGCGGACAAGACCTATCAGGACGCCCTGCGCGAGTTCAAACGCCTGTCCACGGACGCCAAGGCCGGAAAACACCGGGAACCCTGGCTGGGCCTGGACGAAAAATTCGTTGCTGTGTACCGCGCCGCCCCAAACGGCCCCCTGGCCCCCAAGGCCCTGTATTATAGGGGCTGGGTCTTCGAGGAACTGGCCTTCCGCTCCTATCTGGAAAAAGACGCCAGAGAGTCCCTGGACCACTACCAGCGCATGATCGACCGCTTCCCGCGCCACGTCTGGGCCGACGACGCCCATGTGCGGCGGGCCGTGGTTTTTCGCGACCGGCTCAAGGACAAGGGGCAGGCCATGGGCGAGTTGCGCGCGGTTCTGAACCGCTATCCCGACGGGGACAAGGTGGCCGAGGCCGTGGAGATGCTGCGCGGCCTGGACCCCTCGTTTACCCCCGAGCCCAGGCAGGCGGCTTCGGCCCCGCCCTCGGGAACCGGTTCCGCAAAGGCCGCGGATGCCGGAAAGGCCGCCGCCCCGACCGAGACCGCCGCCGCTCCCCAGTCCGTCGCCCCGTCGCAGACCGCCCCGGTTGCCCAGGCCGTCTCGGGCGCCGTCTCGCCGCCTGCGGCCACCTCGGGAAGCCCCGCAACGCTTGGGGAAATCTCCAAGACCGGCGGGGAGGATTATTCGCGCATCACCCTTGGCCTGGACCGGGAAACCACCTTCCGCTACCAGCTTCTCGAAAAGACCAAGGGCGAGGACGCCGCCCCGCGCCGCCTGTACATCGATCTGGACAACGTGCGCATGGGGCAGGCCGTGCGGACTGACGAGAAAATCACCGACGGCATCCTGCGCCAGATTCGCGCCGCCTACAACAAACCCGACGTGGTCCGGGTGGTCTTGGATATCGACAACCTGGAGCGCTACAACGTCTTCACCCTGGACAACCCTTTCCGGGTGGTGCTCGACGTCTATGCCAAGGGCAAGCCCGGCAAGGCTCCGCCCGGTGCGACCAGTGCTGCTGGTGCGCCCGGTGCGCCCGTCGCCGCAGAGGCGACCCCAGCCCCGGCTGAGGCCAGGCCCGGGTCGGCCGACACGCCCAGGGACAAATACGACGGCTGGCTGTCCAACCTGTTTAAGCGCAAAAGCAAGGCCCCCCCGGAGGCGGCCAAACCCGCCCCCCCGACCCCGGCCCCGTCCGGAAAAGACGCCGCCGATCCCGCCGCCGCCATGCGCGAGGAGACGGCCCAGGCCGCCAGGCAGGCCGCCTCCAGGCAGAACGCCAAGGCCCCCGGACAAACCCCCGCGCCGCCCCCGGCCTACAAGCCGCCCCCGGGCAGTGAGAAACGCATTGGCGATCTGGTGGAGCAACTCGGCCTGACCGTGCGCACCATCATGATCGACCCCGGCCACGGCGGAAAGGATCCCGGCGCACAGGGCCTTGGCGGTCTCGTGGAGAAGGACGTCAATCTGCGTTTCGCCAGACTTCTCGGCAAACAGCTCGAAGATCACGGCTTCCAGGTACTCTACACCCGCACCAAGGACGTGTTCATCCCCCTGGAGGAGCGCACGGCCATGGCCAACGCCAAAAAGGCCGACCTGTTCGTGTCCCTCCACTGCAACGCCCACGGCGACGCCAAGTCCTCGGGTCTGGAGATCTATTCCCTGAACCTGGCCAGCACCGAGGACGCCGTACGCGTGGCCGCGCGCGAAAACGCGGTCTCGGCCAAGACCATAAGCGATCTGCAACTGATCCTGACCGACCTGATGCTCAACACCAAGATGAAGGAATCCCGGGATCTGGCCAAGACCGTGCAGGACAAGGCCGTGGGGTCTGTCTCCCGCTGGAAGACCCGGGACCGGGGCACCCATGAGGCCCCGTTCTACGTGCTCATGGGGGCGCGCATGCCCGCCGTGCTGGTGGAAATGGGCTACATCACCAACCCCGACGACGCCAAGCGGCTGGGCTCGGACAAATACCTGGAGGCCCTGGCCCAGGGCATGGTCAACGGGCTGGTGGCGTATAAGCAGCGTCTTGAGCGGTTTACCGGGGAGGCGGTCCCGGCGGCAGGGAAGAAAAAGGCCTCATAA